The genomic window TTCGGGTTGGTGGAGGCAACTACAATCTGACTGACCTGGCTGCCTCCCTGAGTGGCCCGCTGACCGAACAGGTGGGTGGAAAGCTAGCCGTGATGTACAAGGAGCACGACGGCTACTTCGACAACAAAACACTGGGTGGGAAGCAAGGCGAATCGAGTTCTCTACTAGTCAGGCCGGCACTGACATATACCGGAGAGAGCTTTAACGGCGCCGCTATTTTTGAGTACGGAGAAATGGACACCGATGGCGTTGGTGGCCAGGCGTTTGAAGTGGATGGTGTTCGCATAGGTAATCCCTACTCGGACCGACTGACTTACCAGAATGAAAATGGTGATAATAACCTGGAGTGGTTCAATGTCATGCTGGAAGGCAACTGGGATCTTGGTAATGGCGTTTTGACTTCGGTCTTCGGCTATCGTGATGTTGAACAAGACGTGACTAGCGACGTGGATGGCTGGACTGATACTCGAATCCACTTTAAGGACACAGCGTTTGATCAGGATCAGAGCAGCCTGGAAATAAGGTGGGCCGGAGACCTGTCCGATACCACGAGCTTGACTGCAGGCGCCTACTACTTCGATCAGACGTACACCTACGCAGAACGACGCTTACTGGTAGATGCGGTCGATCGCCGGGGCGTTTCCACCATCGATCACGATACCGCAGCCGTGTTTGCCCAGGCAGATTTTAGACTAGGCCAAAACCTGGGCTTGACCCTCGGCGGTCGTTACACGCAAGAAAACAAGGATGCAGAAATTGGCTTGATCGGTGATCCAGCGGCCACAGGCGATTGCGCTACCAAAGGAACTCCGTTCGAGGAAAACACAAGTTTCAATGACTGTCGGCCATTCTTCAGCGACAGTGAAAGCTGGTCAAATTTCACACCAAAGGCTGGCCTTGCCTATGACATCAATGATGATGTGATGGCTTACGCATCGTATACCAGGGGTTTTCGCAGTGGCGGTTATAACGCCCGATTTACAGACTTATCAGGTAACTCCACCCCAGGGCCTTACGATGAGGAAGTTGCAGATGCCTTTGAAATCGGACTCAAATCGACCCTGTGGGATGGTCGTGGCCGACTAAACCTCGCGGCATTTAATAACAAGTATGATGATCTACAGCGCACTACACTGACTGAAAACGCGGTTCAGGAGATTGTGAACGCTGCCTCGGCAACGGTGCGCGGTGTTGAAGTAGAGGCAATGGCAGCGGTCACCGACAATCTGGTACTGGAAGCATCAGTAGGCTGGACCGATGCCACATACGATGAATTCGATGCAGCGGAGGAAGCCACAGGAAAATCTGCAGATGAACTGAAGTTTGTCATGGTGCCGGAGACCACCACAAATCTGGCGGCAACCTATGACATGACCTTGGGGGATCTTGGCTACCTTTCCTGGCGCTTATCCTACTCATACGTCAGTGAATCCTATGGTAATGATTTCAATACCATAGAGTTAAAGGCGTACGAGTTGTACAACGCCAGCGTGGCTTTCACCAGTGCTAACGAGAAGCTGAAATTATCCCTTTATGGACGCAATCTAAAAGACGAGGTCTACTATAATCTCGGCGTTGAGCTTCTCGGTGTGAAAAGCAATTACCTGACGCCACCGCGAACCTATGGGGCTGAACTAACTTATCAGTTCTAGTATCCTCCCCACGGGCCCACGGGCCCACGGGCCTGTGGGGACGAACAACTAATGATGAAACGCCAACTTCACTGTTGGCGAATTCACCGGGCCAGGTTCACAACCTGTAACTGGGTAAACTCTTTCAGCCCCTCTTCAGAAAATTCAACGCCAATACCGGATTGCTTGGCTCCGGCGAAGGGGATATGAGGGCCAAAATCCAGGTGATGGTTAATCCATAGGGTGCCGGTGTGAATACGGTAGGCCAGCGCTTTTGCTCGCTCCAGATCCGCAGACCAGATAGAGCCGGCCAGCCCGTTCGGGCCGGCATTGATCGCCTCAATCACCTGATCGAGGTCGCTGTAGCGTACCACTGGCAACAGCGGACCAAACTGCTCTTCATCCACCAGGCGGTGACCATCGGCAAGCCCGCTGACAATCGCCGGGGTGATGAAAAATCCGGGGCCCTCGGGCACTTCACCACCCGCCACCACCTCGCCATGCTGCCTGGCATCGGCCAGATACTCCCGCACCTTTTGATATTGCATGGCGTTCTGCAGGGGGCCTATCTGGACACCCTCTTCCAGGCCATTACCTACTTTTACAGCAGCTGCCAGTGCAGACAGGCCCGCTACCAATTTCTCGTACAGCCTCTCTGGCACATAGATCCGTTTTATCGCCAGACAGACCTGACCACAGTTCATAAAGGCATAGTTAAACAGCGGCTCGATCAGCGCATCGATGTCTGCATCGTCCAGAACAATAGCGGCGTCGTTACCACCCAGCTCCAGGGTAATACGCTTGAGGCTATCCGCCGCAGAAGCCATCACTTTCTTGCCAGTTGCTGTGGATCCGGTAAAACTCACTTTGGCCACATCCGGGTGACTGGTCAGGTGCGGTCCCAGGTCGTTCAGATCGGTTACCACATTCACCACCCCCGCCGGGAATATCGCCTTGCAGAATTCGGCCATTTTCAGCGCCGTCAGCGGGGTCGTCGGTGACGGTTTTCCCACCACCGTATTGCCTGTGATCAGGGCGGCGGCCAGCTTGAAGGTGAATATCAGCAGAGGGAAGTTCCAGGGTGCAATCGCCACAACGACGCCCAGGGGGCTGTGCCGTTTTTCCACCCAGCGATCGTCGGTGTCAAACAGCACTTCCGGTTGCAACTCAATGGAAGCCAGGTGACGGATAAATGCCTCGGTGAAGCCGATCTCCTGCATGGCCTCTGCCAGGGGTTTGCCCTGTTCCTGAGTCAGCACCCGAGCCAACTCTTCGGCATTTGCCATCATGGTATCGGCCAGTTGATTGAGCAGGGCGCTGCGTTCGGCGAAAGGGGTTTGCGACCAGCCGGGGAACGCGGCCTTCGCAGCGGCAATAGCAGCATCGGCCTGGGCGATAGAGGCTCTGGGTGAGACAGCGACGGTCTGCTCGGTGGCCGGATTGATGACATCGAAACTGTCATCGCCATCCACCAACGCACCATTGATCAATAATTTGTAGTCGCTCATGTTTATTCTCCGGTCTTCTCTGTGTCTGGGTCGTTCCAGGCAGCCCAGGCCTTGTCCAGCACATAACTGTGAATGGCTTCTGCTTCTTCTCGGCTTATCCGGTCACTAAAATTAGGCATGCCCCGCTGGGAGATATCTTCAAAGAGAAATGAATAAAATGTCTCATTACCCAGGGTTCCCGAATAACGCAAATCGGGAGTTACCCCCGAACTGATAACAGCATCGCCATGACACATCCAGCAGTGGCTATAGTAAAGGTCGCCACCACGATGAACCGTTTCATCAGAGGCGGTTTGAACCGGCGGTTTATTCAATGTGCGCGGTGGTGGCTGATTGATTCCCAGCTCGGCTTTTCCTCCAACTTTGAAAGCTACCACCCGGCCCTCCTGTGGGCCCGCTTTAGGGCCAATCAAATAGCCCGCCATGATATGGATACCGCTACCCCAGCCTACCGAAACCGCGACATACTGTTCGCCTTCAACCTCATAACTAACCGGCCCACCAACGATGCCACTGCCTATTGGTATTTGCCACAGAAGCTCGCCACTGCGGGCATTAAAAGCCGCAAAAGTTTGATCTGTCCGGCCCTGGAAAACCAAATTACCTGCTGTTGCCAGAGTACCGCCATTCCAAATTCGCCCATAGGGAACACTCCATGCTTCTTTTTGATTTACAGGATCCCAGGCGAGTAACTTGGCCCGAATATTCTGCTTCGTCAATGCCCGGCGTTCGGCTTCCGTAGCCGGAAGCTCACCCGCCCGGAAATCTACCTTGGCGTTGAAGCCATCTTCATTGTGTGCTGCATCGACATCAGCCTTGTAGGTAAAAGCCAGTTCATGAGCAGGGATGTAAACCAAGCCGGTGTCAGGGCTGTAAGACATAGGGTGCCAGTTATGACCACCAAACGGTGGTGGGGTGACCACTGCCATACCAGTGCCATAACGCGCTTCGGGGTTTTCAATGGGGCGCCCAGTTTCAAGATCAATGCCCTTAGCCCAAGTAACAGGGACAAAATTCTCGGCAGAAATTAACTCACCGGTTGTTCGGTCAATCACGTAAAAGAAGCCGTTTTTGGGCGCGTGCATTATTACTTTGTGTAAAGTGCCTTCGATCTCCAGGTCCGCCAGAGTAATTTGCTGAGTCGAGGTGTAATCCCAGGTATCCCCCGGTGTTGTCTGGTAGTGCCAGACATAGTCCCCTGTGTCAGGGCGCACGGCCACAATAGAGGAAAGGAATAGATTGTCACCGCCTCCAGGGCTGCGTACCGCCTGATTCCATGGTGAGCCATTACCCACCCCGAAATAAAGCAAATCCAGCTCAGGGTCGTAAGCCATAGAATCCCAGACAGTGCCACCACCACCCAGCTTCCACCACTCTCCAGTCCAGGTTTCGGCAGCCATTTTCATGGTGTCATTTTCAAAACCATCGGCAGGATTGCCAGGTACAGTGTAGAACTTCCATGCCTCCTCACCACTGTCCACATCATAGGCGGCGACAAAACCGCGTACACCGTATTCAGCCCCACCGTGACCGATAATGACCTTGCCCTTGACCACCCTCGGCGCTCCGGTGATGGTTCGGGCTTCCTTGATGGGGTCCTAGGGATTTTGCCTCCAAATATTGCAAAAACCGCTGCAGGCCGCGCCAGCTGTGGTTTCTGGAGGCCCATTACTTATCGATTGTCGGCCGGTAGCCATCAATCGATTCCATTAAATCCTCAAGTTTTGGCAATTCACCTGTCGGTGCGAATGTGTATCTACCCCGGAGGTTGATATTCTCCCAGGCTACAGGTGAGGCCCGCTTTACTGTTTCCAGAGACATTGCATTGCCTTGATCCTCAAAGCTGTCCAGCAGATTACTGAGCACTTTTGAGTTGAAGTAGATGATGGCATTTGCCACCAGTCTGGCACTTTCGTTCCAGATCTGGATCTCCTCATCGCTATTACCCCGGAATCGGTCGCCATTGACGTGGCTAATCGCCCGTCTCAGCTGGTGATAGGCTTCACCCCGGTTCAACGCTCGCTGAACGTGATTTCTAAGGCTGGCGTCGTCAATGTAGTTCAGCAGATATTGGGCTTTCAGCAGCCGGTTATATTCGGTCAATGCCTCCAGTAATGGGTGATTGTGCTTGTAACCGGATAGTTTACGCACTAACCTGGCCTGACTGGTCTTGCGCTGAGCCAAAGAGACGGCAATCCGCTGGATGGTGTCCCAGTGAGCCATGATACGCTGCGTGTTGATCGGCTTGCGCAACGATATATGCACTTGCTGGTTCTTGTCTTCGGTGATGTTGAATAGTTCATTGATGACCCTGC from Congregibacter litoralis KT71 includes these protein-coding regions:
- a CDS encoding TonB-dependent receptor, encoding MAVAVCQATDGTPEHTVFSFHIPAQSADVSLTEYAKVTNRSVLFLFDEVKQYKTNELTGEYTASEAIVLLLKDTPLQFTVSDQGNLIIKLNSNLEGKHPVKKTKLAAFLSTLFAASGAGAEIAPSPASALIEEVLVTAQKKSAAESVQDVPIAITAMSGAKIEAMHAVTLTDIGLSTPNANFSPVGTIPGVANFVIRGMGTVGQSVPSADPAVGVVMDGISYGTIFGVVTDLFDLDTIEILRGPQGTLFGRNVTGGAVVMRSVRPGDEFEGKVRVGGGNYNLTDLAASLSGPLTEQVGGKLAVMYKEHDGYFDNKTLGGKQGESSSLLVRPALTYTGESFNGAAIFEYGEMDTDGVGGQAFEVDGVRIGNPYSDRLTYQNENGDNNLEWFNVMLEGNWDLGNGVLTSVFGYRDVEQDVTSDVDGWTDTRIHFKDTAFDQDQSSLEIRWAGDLSDTTSLTAGAYYFDQTYTYAERRLLVDAVDRRGVSTIDHDTAAVFAQADFRLGQNLGLTLGGRYTQENKDAEIGLIGDPAATGDCATKGTPFEENTSFNDCRPFFSDSESWSNFTPKAGLAYDINDDVMAYASYTRGFRSGGYNARFTDLSGNSTPGPYDEEVADAFEIGLKSTLWDGRGRLNLAAFNNKYDDLQRTTLTENAVQEIVNAASATVRGVEVEAMAAVTDNLVLEASVGWTDATYDEFDAAEEATGKSADELKFVMVPETTTNLAATYDMTLGDLGYLSWRLSYSYVSESYGNDFNTIELKAYELYNASVAFTSANEKLKLSLYGRNLKDEVYYNLGVELLGVKSNYLTPPRTYGAELTYQF
- a CDS encoding aldehyde dehydrogenase family protein, with product MSDYKLLINGALVDGDDSFDVINPATEQTVAVSPRASIAQADAAIAAAKAAFPGWSQTPFAERSALLNQLADTMMANAEELARVLTQEQGKPLAEAMQEIGFTEAFIRHLASIELQPEVLFDTDDRWVEKRHSPLGVVVAIAPWNFPLLIFTFKLAAALITGNTVVGKPSPTTPLTALKMAEFCKAIFPAGVVNVVTDLNDLGPHLTSHPDVAKVSFTGSTATGKKVMASAADSLKRITLELGGNDAAIVLDDADIDALIEPLFNYAFMNCGQVCLAIKRIYVPERLYEKLVAGLSALAAAVKVGNGLEEGVQIGPLQNAMQYQKVREYLADARQHGEVVAGGEVPEGPGFFITPAIVSGLADGHRLVDEEQFGPLLPVVRYSDLDQVIEAINAGPNGLAGSIWSADLERAKALAYRIHTGTLWINHHLDFGPHIPFAGAKQSGIGVEFSEEGLKEFTQLQVVNLAR
- a CDS encoding c-type cytochrome; its protein translation is MVKGKVIIGHGGAEYGVRGFVAAYDVDSGEEAWKFYTVPGNPADGFENDTMKMAAETWTGEWWKLGGGGTVWDSMAYDPELDLLYFGVGNGSPWNQAVRSPGGGDNLFLSSIVAVRPDTGDYVWHYQTTPGDTWDYTSTQQITLADLEIEGTLHKVIMHAPKNGFFYVIDRTTGELISAENFVPVTWAKGIDLETGRPIENPEARYGTGMAVVTPPPFGGHNWHPMSYSPDTGLVYIPAHELAFTYKADVDAAHNEDGFNAKVDFRAGELPATEAERRALTKQNIRAKLLAWDPVNQKEAWSVPYGRIWNGGTLATAGNLVFQGRTDQTFAAFNARSGELLWQIPIGSGIVGGPVSYEVEGEQYVAVSVGWGSGIHIMAGYLIGPKAGPQEGRVVAFKVGGKAELGINQPPPRTLNKPPVQTASDETVHRGGDLYYSHCWMCHGDAVISSGVTPDLRYSGTLGNETFYSFLFEDISQRGMPNFSDRISREEAEAIHSYVLDKAWAAWNDPDTEKTGE